A window from Thermococcus sp. encodes these proteins:
- a CDS encoding AbrB/MazE/SpoVT family DNA-binding domain-containing protein: protein MPIVTKKYQVTIPKDVREALGIKAGDEVVFVREGNRYVLMKLT, encoded by the coding sequence ATGCCAATTGTCACGAAGAAATACCAAGTCACCATACCCAAGGACGTTAGGGAGGCGCTTGGAATCAAGGCAGGGGACGAGGTTGTCTTTGTTAGGGAAGGAAACCGTTACGTTTTGATGAAACTTAC
- a CDS encoding asparagine synthase-related protein: MKVYHLYSGGKDSSLGAWILAKLGYDVELVTVSFGILDNWKYARETAERLGFRHRVVYLPEEILERASEMAIRDGHPNNAIQFIHERALETLASMPEVERVSDGTRRDDRVPYLDLPKARSLEDRFGVAYIRPLLGLGYKTIRELTEKLFVVEIKESEELEKADYEVELRHLLREKGIDPLEIFPKRHYQSRVLGWRKEIRAQG; this comes from the coding sequence ATGAAGGTTTATCACCTCTACTCCGGCGGAAAGGACTCCAGTTTAGGCGCGTGGATTTTAGCTAAGCTCGGCTACGACGTGGAACTCGTAACGGTGAGCTTTGGAATTCTCGATAACTGGAAGTACGCGAGGGAAACGGCCGAGAGGCTGGGCTTCAGGCACAGGGTAGTCTACCTTCCCGAAGAAATCCTTGAAAGGGCGAGCGAGATGGCGATAAGAGACGGTCATCCCAACAACGCCATACAGTTCATCCACGAGAGGGCTTTGGAGACACTCGCCTCAATGCCCGAAGTTGAGAGGGTAAGCGATGGGACGCGGAGAGACGACAGGGTTCCCTACCTGGATTTGCCCAAGGCCCGCTCGCTAGAGGACCGCTTTGGCGTTGCCTACATAAGGCCCCTCCTCGGCCTCGGCTACAAGACGATACGCGAGCTGACCGAAAAGCTCTTCGTCGTCGAGATAAAGGAGAGCGAAGAGCTCGAAAAAGCGGACTACGAGGTCGAGCTACGGCACCTCCTCAGGGAGAAGGGAATAGACCCGCTGGAGATATTTCCAAAGAGGCACTACCAGTCAAGGGTTTTGGGGTGGAGAAAAGAAATCAGAGCTCAAGGCTGA